The following are encoded together in the Acidobacteriota bacterium genome:
- a CDS encoding CoA pyrophosphatase: MSIGDIRRRLAAHEPTILPPAAFEASVAMVLRPSTAGPETLFIERSKKPQDPWSGQMAFPGGRHDETDRDLRHTAERETVEEVGLSLEGARLIGRLDDQTGQRAGQGRQLRIAAFVYEVGDGTGNDLVLNYEVAETLWVPLAWFEDPERVIDYRHPPYPEVSFPGVVVGDPKRHIVWGLTFRFLVAFFEILQRPFAANGRR, from the coding sequence ATGAGTATCGGCGACATCCGTCGAAGGCTGGCTGCCCACGAACCGACGATCCTTCCGCCGGCCGCGTTCGAGGCCAGCGTGGCGATGGTGCTGCGCCCGTCGACAGCGGGACCGGAAACGCTGTTCATCGAGCGGTCGAAGAAGCCGCAGGACCCCTGGTCCGGGCAGATGGCCTTTCCCGGCGGCCGGCACGACGAGACGGACCGCGACCTGAGGCACACCGCCGAGCGCGAGACGGTCGAGGAAGTGGGCCTGTCGCTTGAAGGCGCCCGTCTGATCGGTCGGCTCGACGACCAGACCGGACAGCGGGCCGGCCAGGGCCGGCAACTGCGGATCGCGGCGTTCGTCTACGAAGTCGGGGACGGAACCGGCAACGACCTGGTCCTCAACTACGAGGTCGCCGAGACGCTCTGGGTGCCGCTGGCCTGGTTCGAGGACCCGGAGCGTGTCATCGACTACCGCCATCCGCCCTATCCCGAAGTCAGCTTTCCCGGCGTCGTGGTCGGCGACCCGAAACGGCACATCGTCTGGGGCCTCACGTTCCGCTTCCTGGTCGCCTTCTTCGAGATCCTGCAGCGCCCGTTCGCCGCGAACGGCAGGCGGTAG